The Oscillatoria salina IIICB1 genome contains a region encoding:
- a CDS encoding transposase, with amino-acid sequence MPTYAYLLTEKIKLSKKWVLNPIIWEELNVSGLVKNRNLARAISLQGWREFRSLIDSKSEKFGRDFRVISRWEPTSQKCSECGFKWGKIDLSVRSILCLGCGIEHNRDDRNGRHGASERPKMYVEGR; translated from the coding sequence ATGCCTACTTACGCATATTTGCTGACTGAGAAAATAAAGTTATCAAAAAAATGGGTTTTAAACCCCATCATTTGGGAAGAATTGAATGTATCGGGTCTAGTTAAAAATCGCAACCTTGCTAGAGCAATCAGCCTGCAAGGCTGGAGAGAATTTAGAAGTTTAATTGACTCTAAGTCCGAAAAGTTTGGTCGAGATTTTCGAGTAATTAGTAGATGGGAACCTACAAGCCAGAAATGTTCTGAGTGCGGGTTCAAGTGGGGCAAAATCGATCTATCTGTTCGTTCAATTCTCTGTTTAGGCTGTGGTATTGAACACAATAGAGATGATAGAAATGGTCGGCATGGGGCATCGGAACGACCTAAAATGTACGTCGAGGGACGGTAA
- the frr gene encoding ribosome recycling factor — MKLTEVESEMKKSVEATQRSFNTIRTGRANPALLDRIMVDYYGSETPLKSLANISAPDASTIAIQPYDKGSMAQIEKAISLSDIGLTPNNDGSIIRLHIAPLTSDRRQELVKLAGKLAEDGKVSVRNHRRDAIDAVRKQEKNHEISEDESRSLQDEIQKLTDKYTDKIDKLLAEKEKDITTV; from the coding sequence GTGAAGTTAACTGAAGTTGAAAGTGAAATGAAAAAGTCCGTGGAAGCGACTCAACGATCTTTTAATACCATTCGTACAGGTCGCGCTAATCCGGCACTCCTTGACCGAATTATGGTTGACTATTACGGGAGTGAGACACCTTTAAAATCTTTGGCAAATATTAGCGCTCCAGACGCAAGTACGATTGCAATCCAACCTTACGATAAAGGGAGTATGGCACAAATTGAAAAAGCAATTTCTTTATCGGATATCGGTTTAACTCCCAACAACGACGGCTCAATTATTCGCTTACATATTGCACCTCTCACCAGCGATCGCCGCCAAGAATTAGTCAAGTTAGCTGGTAAACTAGCTGAAGATGGTAAAGTTTCCGTGCGCAATCACCGTCGTGATGCTATCGATGCTGTACGCAAACAGGAAAAAAACCACGAAATTTCTGAAGACGAATCTCGCTCCTTACAAGACGAAATTCAAAAACTTACTGATAAGTACACGGATAAAATTGACAAATTGTTAGCAGAAAAAGAAAAAGACATAACCACTGTCTGA
- the speB gene encoding agmatinase, whose amino-acid sequence MLKQFELGVDPFIGSEVEQPYETAQVVILPIPYERTTTYRQGCKNGPAALLAASDQLEYYDEELEREICWQVGTYTHTTIADTRNNQLVLPEEMLKVTRETVSRLIADDKFVIALGGEHSITGGIVAAYREALAEPFTVIQIDAHGDLRYEYEGSIYNHACVMRRIFEMGLPSLPVGIRSICREEAELIKQKQIPVIWARDIATKTDWIESAIAKISTAKVFITIDLDGIDPSLIPGVGTPDPGGLNWYGLTAFLRRVFATHPVIGCDVMELAPVVDSVVSEFTAAKLVYKLIGYHAMACGW is encoded by the coding sequence ATGCTGAAACAATTTGAGTTAGGAGTAGATCCTTTCATTGGTTCGGAAGTAGAACAGCCTTACGAGACAGCCCAAGTGGTAATCTTACCAATTCCTTACGAAAGGACAACCACCTATCGTCAGGGCTGTAAAAATGGACCTGCGGCTCTCTTGGCAGCATCTGACCAACTAGAATATTATGACGAAGAATTAGAACGAGAAATTTGCTGGCAGGTAGGCACTTATACTCATACTACCATCGCCGATACACGCAATAATCAGCTAGTTTTACCAGAGGAGATGCTGAAAGTTACCCGTGAAACAGTGTCTCGCTTGATTGCCGATGATAAATTTGTCATTGCTTTAGGAGGAGAACACAGTATAACTGGTGGTATAGTAGCAGCTTATCGAGAGGCATTAGCAGAACCTTTTACTGTCATTCAAATTGATGCCCACGGCGATTTACGCTACGAATATGAAGGTTCAATTTATAACCACGCTTGTGTAATGCGTCGGATTTTCGAGATGGGTTTACCTAGCTTACCAGTGGGTATTCGCAGTATTTGTCGCGAAGAAGCTGAATTAATTAAACAGAAGCAGATTCCGGTTATTTGGGCAAGAGATATAGCCACAAAAACAGATTGGATTGAAAGTGCGATCGCGAAAATATCAACAGCAAAAGTATTTATTACTATCGATCTAGATGGAATCGATCCTAGTTTAATCCCTGGCGTAGGAACTCCCGATCCAGGAGGATTAAACTGGTATGGTTTGACAGCTTTTTTACGGCGAGTTTTTGCTACTCATCCGGTGATTGGCTGCGATGTGATGGAATTAGCCCCGGTTGTCGATTCAGTTGTCTCTGAGTTTACTGCTGCCAAACTTGTTTACAAGTTGATTGGGTATCACGCAATGGCGTGTGGCTGGTAA
- the pyrH gene encoding UMP kinase, with product MKYKRVLLKLSGEALMGDLGYGIDPQVVAEIADEISEVVKMGVAMAIVVGGGNIFRGVKAAAAGMDRATADYIGMIATVMNAMTLQDALEQIGIPTRVQTAIAMQEVAEPYIRRRAIRHLEKGRVVIFGAGSGNPFFTTDTTAALRAAEIDAEVIFKATKVDGVYDSDPHQNKNARRYNSLTYGHVLTHDLRVMDQTAIALCKENNIPIVVFDLSVRGNIIRAISGESVGTIVGGFCEVN from the coding sequence ATGAAATACAAGCGGGTATTATTAAAGCTAAGTGGTGAAGCCCTAATGGGCGATCTAGGCTACGGGATTGACCCCCAAGTAGTCGCCGAAATTGCCGATGAAATCTCAGAAGTAGTCAAAATGGGAGTGGCAATGGCGATCGTCGTAGGTGGCGGAAACATCTTTCGAGGTGTAAAAGCAGCCGCCGCCGGGATGGATCGAGCAACAGCAGACTACATCGGGATGATTGCCACAGTCATGAATGCGATGACCTTGCAAGATGCTCTCGAGCAAATCGGCATACCAACGCGGGTACAAACAGCGATCGCCATGCAAGAAGTGGCAGAACCCTACATCCGTAGAAGAGCAATTCGCCATCTGGAAAAAGGACGGGTAGTAATTTTTGGCGCAGGATCGGGAAATCCTTTCTTCACCACTGACACGACGGCAGCACTGAGAGCAGCAGAAATAGATGCGGAGGTAATTTTTAAAGCAACCAAAGTAGACGGAGTGTATGACAGCGATCCGCATCAAAACAAAAACGCTCGCCGTTATAATAGCTTGACTTACGGTCATGTCCTCACTCACGATCTACGAGTGATGGATCAAACAGCGATCGCTCTGTGTAAAGAAAACAATATCCCGATCGTTGTTTTTGACCTCTCAGTCAGAGGTAACATCATCCGCGCTATATCTGGAGAATCTGTTGGCACAATTGTGGGAGGTTTCTGTGAAGTTAACTGA
- a CDS encoding thioredoxin family protein, with protein MVVEQKNDPTVGQYAPDFELPGIDGQVHHLSRYLEKFRVVAVIFICNHCPYVRLYLDRLKEIQDRFESEGFTAIGINANDTDKYPEDSFEKMKSFAMEKKLNFPYLWDPSQDVANCFDARVTPEVFLIDNAGVVRYRGKIDDRPEDPEAVQNHYLRDNIVALLSSEQVTTSITEAIGCTIKWREDKN; from the coding sequence ATGGTTGTCGAGCAAAAAAACGATCCTACCGTAGGACAATATGCCCCTGATTTTGAACTACCTGGCATTGATGGTCAAGTACATCATCTTTCTCGATACTTAGAAAAGTTTCGAGTAGTAGCAGTAATATTTATTTGTAATCATTGTCCTTACGTACGTTTATACTTAGATCGACTGAAAGAAATTCAAGATCGCTTTGAGAGCGAAGGTTTTACGGCGATCGGGATTAATGCCAATGATACAGACAAATATCCCGAAGACAGCTTTGAGAAAATGAAAAGTTTTGCGATGGAGAAAAAGCTAAACTTTCCCTATCTGTGGGACCCAAGTCAAGATGTCGCTAACTGCTTTGATGCGAGGGTAACTCCAGAGGTATTTTTGATTGATAATGCAGGAGTTGTCCGCTATCGAGGCAAAATTGACGATCGCCCCGAAGATCCAGAAGCGGTACAGAACCACTATTTACGCGATAACATTGTGGCTTTACTATCCTCAGAACAAGTTACTACCAGTATCACCGAAGCGATCGGTTGTACGATTAAATGGCGAGAGGATAAAAATTAG
- a CDS encoding family 2 glycosyl transferase: MLWEVRIKYANGTQQVLRTCKNQETALRCVDAIYARGYPLHLAYFACPAAAEPALIPT; encoded by the coding sequence ATGTTATGGGAAGTACGCATAAAATATGCTAATGGAACTCAACAAGTTTTGCGTACCTGCAAAAATCAAGAAACAGCCCTGCGTTGTGTAGACGCGATTTATGCTCGCGGCTATCCTTTACATTTGGCTTATTTTGCTTGTCCTGCTGCGGCAGAACCTGCATTAATACCGACATAA